The following are from one region of the Mesorhizobium sp. B4-1-4 genome:
- a CDS encoding alpha/beta hydrolase: MVEQRDIRFPVEGADFLRGWLFLPPKGAGPLPAISMAHGYAGIKEHGLARFAQAFAEAGFVVLVHDHRNFGASDGAIRHDIDPWRQIADWRRAISFLESLPEVDAARIGIWGTSYAGGHVLVLGATDRRVRAIVSQVPTISGYEQGLRRVAPDMVAALERLFDEDERAQLRGEQPRRQQVVNADPSIPASYRAGDAIAFYLQPLPPGAWENEVTVRSGRLARMYEPGHWIACVSPTPLLMIVALADNITLTDIQLRAYEHALEPKKLVTVQGGHFDPYLEQFPNACAAALAWFSQHLAPAKS; the protein is encoded by the coding sequence ATGGTTGAGCAGCGTGACATTAGATTTCCGGTAGAAGGCGCGGACTTCCTACGTGGCTGGCTCTTCTTGCCGCCAAAGGGAGCGGGGCCATTGCCCGCGATCTCCATGGCTCACGGCTATGCGGGGATCAAGGAGCATGGGCTTGCGCGGTTCGCCCAGGCCTTCGCAGAGGCAGGCTTCGTCGTACTTGTCCATGACCACCGTAATTTCGGGGCGAGCGATGGTGCCATTCGTCACGACATCGATCCCTGGCGCCAGATTGCCGACTGGCGGCGCGCGATCTCTTTTCTGGAATCCTTGCCGGAAGTCGATGCGGCGAGGATCGGGATTTGGGGCACCAGCTACGCCGGTGGCCATGTGCTGGTGCTAGGAGCGACCGACCGGCGCGTTCGGGCTATTGTCTCCCAGGTGCCAACCATCAGCGGCTATGAACAAGGGCTGCGCCGTGTAGCGCCAGATATGGTTGCCGCGTTGGAGCGCCTGTTTGACGAAGACGAGCGTGCACAGCTTCGCGGCGAGCAGCCGCGGCGCCAGCAAGTGGTCAATGCAGACCCGTCGATTCCGGCATCCTATCGGGCCGGCGACGCGATCGCATTCTATCTCCAGCCGTTGCCGCCGGGCGCCTGGGAGAACGAGGTCACCGTCAGATCAGGCCGCCTCGCGAGAATGTACGAACCCGGGCATTGGATCGCCTGCGTCTCGCCGACACCATTACTGATGATAGTCGCTCTGGCTGACAACATTACCCTGACAGACATTCAGTTGCGTGCCTATGAGCACGCGCTGGAGCCCAAGAAGCTCGTGACCGTTCAAGGTGGGCACTTTGATCCTTACCTGGAGCAGTTCCCAAATGCCTGCGCCGCCGCCCTAGCGTGGTTCAGTCAGCATCTGGCCCCTGCCAAATCATGA